TGCCACTGCATTGATAACTCGCTTTGTCGTGAAGAGAGAATAACCTGACAAAATAGTCACCAGTAGGAATTAACCCTCCGGGAGCACTCGTTTTATACTCACCCTCTATCATACAAACCATGTCATCCATATTCTCATAATTACATATGGCACAATGTGGGTTTCGGTAATACCTGTGCTTGTGCAAATCCTCACTTCGAAATCTTGTAAGAGCCATATACTCATGGCACATCGTTCTTACATTTTCATCAGTCCAATTCAACGCGCATTCTGATACGATATTGAAGGCATAACAATACGGCAGACAGTCTTCTAACACTTCAGGTAAAGCATGAAACAAACTGACTTCGGTGACGTTATCGTCATCCAGAACCCATCTCCAGGAGTCTCGCTCAAAATTTTGCAAGTTCGGTAGTTCTTCggatttattaactttttctaaatcaCCTCCTAGGACTACATCCCATGGTATAAGTCGTTCTTCGCCAGAGTTTTCATTGCAAACAAAGCAGTAATAGTTCTTGTATGTAATACCCGTTGCAGGATCAGTAACAAGTATGTCCAGAAAAGGATCGTTTAAATATTCACCTCTGCCTTCGCAAAGCTCTTTGGTGGTATTGTCGTATTGCAAATAGGGATTGCAGTTATTTATCAACGGGTAGTAAAATTGGCGGTTATTGTTCAACTGTCTGCATTCAAcgtttttcagatatttttgtttatatttttgtctgTACTTCGAATCGACACAGCAAGTTCCAAGAAAACTGCAGGTTTCGTCACAGTTGCAGTTATAATTCCAAGCTTCGTT
The Parasteatoda tepidariorum isolate YZ-2023 chromosome 9, CAS_Ptep_4.0, whole genome shotgun sequence genome window above contains:
- the LOC107446899 gene encoding uncharacterized protein; this encodes MKCEWKTFPTFALLLLSGPFIGTIVGNYYIWNYQYWWIPFSDVIYEDMKSLNVTCNGMDSCEVPRTNEAWNYNCNCDETCSFLGTCCVDSKYRQKYKQKYLKNVECRQLNNNRQFYYPLINNCNPYLQYDNTTKELCEGRGEYLNDPFLDILVTDPATGITYKNYYCFVCNENSGEERLIPWDVVLGGDLEKVNKSEELPNLQNFERDSWRWVLDDDNVTEVSLFHALPEVLEDCLPYCYAFNIVSECALNWTDENVRTMCHEYMALTRFRSEDLHKHRYYRNPHCAICNYENMDDMVCMIEGEYKTSAPGGLIPTGDYFVRLFSLHDKASYQCSGRMVYDHFAKKCRRLYTDKRRRQDGGLSG